Genomic DNA from Lepeophtheirus salmonis chromosome 9, UVic_Lsal_1.4, whole genome shotgun sequence:
aaattgtttgtttttcacTAATTTAccatctttaataataaatgacatTAAAAATCTGAGTCCATGTTTCTTAGCAAAATTATTGACACTTGATGAAACGTAAGGATATTTGTGATTACTTTATGCAGTCTCtcatcaaaagaaattaattaaagtttgaaatacaacacaggatattatttatattttataatatctacaTTTATTCCTACAATCAAAGTGTAGTAACTCTCTTATCAgtctacaaatataattaatatgtttactTCTTATCATTTGAAACTAAGATAAGGTTGAGTGCATACCTATATTGCTATCTATTTAGTTCCAATTCAACATGAAGGTGAGGAAATCCATCAAATCATCATTTACATTCAatgttttacaataataatatctcATGTGTACTCTGTCTTAGGTAAAGTGttgcatatacatataaaagatcAAAGTTTAACccatttttcctttaaaaagccCTTTATTCTTTGGCCTATTTGTTCATCCCTAAAAAGTGCCAAAGTACAGTGTGTTTAACCGAAATCGGATCAAATGTTAGTACTACAACATTTGTtagtatacagggtgtccacgataaattggaactatcttaaaattcaacctgcttgataaaaatggaattggactgtatttgttaatatgaaaaagttagacatgatattaaaaaaataaatttattcaacatgtcctccctcagcagccaccatcttctccatcctgcccctaaaggatttgcatgccctgatgacttccgcggaatcgacagcatttcactccctcgtaatggagcccgggaactttgtggtgaagaccacagggacctcttctctctccttggcaagccacctgtcattctggacgttgtagcttctgtcgacagtccagttcttttcgtcggagaagaagatgattcttgctccatggctcttcaggtcattgaggagacgcttaccgttggtgagcctggtggccttcatggatgccgtgaggatgtgttttttggccattcggtatgacctgtacccgaggtcctcattcacagcctcggagaccagctgcttgctcactccatggttcttggccaacctggacaaggaagtccccggcgaagccttgatggacttccggaggccttcaaggagacGGGGAGTGCGAATTCGGTCACTtgtcatgttgtgggccttgcagcagaccttcccctcaacctcccaggcattgaagacccggtacaccctGGTTTtagggtagttaagaagcttgtagatagcagagggcttgtgtcctgcacgagccaattcgaggatggcgtctctccttgcttgttccatgatgaatattgtttgttttcaaaacaattgtggtggaagttatagtgtattgttcacgaaaccttttatattagtatgatttaaccccgaatatccacattatggatctggatgaagtttaaagtagttccaatttatcgtggacaccctgtatctCAAGAACAATAAGAGATAGAAACATGgaattttagttaataaatcatcatataatgaagctaaaaattatttattatgattccCCTTAGTTGCCAAAACAAGGTACAAGGATGGAAGCCACATTCCTGTGAGACGTTTTATAAGCTTCCCTCTTCACAACACTTTATATGTTGTAATCAAATGGATAATAGATCTGGTCATGATGGGAGCCACATGAATGCAGGCCAAAAATGGCATAAATTAGACCCAAACCAAACCTTCAAGTTAGCCCTGATGCCTCAAATCTGCCCCTAATTGCATTAGCATTTGTACAGGAGCACCCCAACTGGTTAGCAATGTTCCTTGGCTTTGTTCCCGCACAGAGGAAAATCAAGATGTTGTTTCCTTTTGTTTGTTCCATGATTTAagttaaaacaaattataactcGTTTTAATTTAAACCATgcaatcattttttcataattattaaaaaatttactccCAAATTTTCCCAAAACATCGGTAGAAATTTCAAACTTGTAACTCTCCATTTGAAATCTTTTATGCTTGTTCAGATTTCGGTTACGTACGCTATAGTCTAAAGGTGAGAAACAAAAAGACTGATCATGTAATGCAGTTTCTAATTTACtaaatcaaaaatgttcatGAATCATACATATTTCAGAAGATCTGACAGAAATGGACTCATGGAGTGTTGCATATGAAGAACAGTAACGATGTATTTACTACGTATTACAAGACGGAGAAAACTGAGTGTTATAGGTGCTTTCGTCATATTGTGCttcctgttttatttattttggtgcTTCAATTCAAACATACCTTTTCTATCCACCTTCATAAAACCTATACTCCTCTTTATCAAACAATCAATAAGCGTTCTTCGGGAGTTTGAGTTCAAAATTTCTCGAAATATCGAAGGTGAGTTTTgttaattaacatttatatttgagaGGTTCAATGATTGTATTAAGCGCTTTCACAATTTTAGGGGcctaaacaatcaagttttataagaatgaatacccttttttcattaataaggaggaaaatagtgaacttttagatatcaaaataggatcaacaaataaaaggacttaaaccttatggtctttaatttttttttaatgtgttttagaTAAAAATCAACTATTATATTGGAaagaatgagatatttttatctaattaactTACTTTTGTCGTCCCTAATTGatctaaaaagatatttttttacaaatctagcAATTTTAAGGGATTGTCAGTACataatactttgatttaattcaaatatcactatttatcattggtataaagtagtatttaataacgcattaagtctttttttatatttaaatccatttgatggatttttatcaaataataactaatatttgttcagtttatgtattaaaaatatcaattttgagctcccaagaaaaaatgatacaatttatgacgtcagtaaaaatgttctattctaatatattattgtcaTTTGTGTGATAGCTGAGCCAAAGTAGATTTTTTGTTGGCAATTTCATTAACATTGTTTGagtattgtatttttcttaataaaatcaattattagatcaaaaatacacatttttaaaagtactaTTCAATTGCTTACATGAATATGTAGGTACAATAGCCCTAGCCTAATTATAGTTCCTGGGCTGATTAGATTTGTAGGTTCTTATAACCTgatacatagtaaaaaatacaaattttcatcTATTCAGTAGGCCCCTAAACCGGTAGACCCCAAGACTTCAGCCCTTGTTATCCCTTGCATTTAAGTGGCCTTGTATATATGTAgcttatacatttattatgttGTAATTACACTGTTTCTAAATCAATCCTTTTTAATTCatagatgtaaaaataatactCTGGACCAAGAATACGACTATTcatgaattcattttttcgGAATGGAATAACATACAGTTATCAGAATCAAGATTTAACCCAAACTATCCAATCAAAATTTTCTTCCATGGATTTTCAGATAATGCGAGAACAATATGGACTAAGTCATTTAGAGACAAATATTTAAGTGTAAAACCCTACAATGTGTTCTCCATTGATTGGGAACTTCTTGCATTATCCCCATGGTACACAACAGCAGCAAAAAATGCAGAGTAATTGTTCTTTTACGaattaatattagatattttctccacaaaatatttgcatgttaagtcatttaaattctaacagataataattaatctgGATTTTATTAATcccttcaaaaaaacaaaaacaaaacccaTTGATAATTGAACAAGTCAACCAAAAGGTTGGTCTGAAGAGTTGAGTTGCATGAATagtactaaaataaattaaagcttGACTTGCCAAAATATTAAAGGCTTTGAGACTTAATAAGACttgcaagaaaataaattcaaggtatgaaatttttatatgattaatagaTCAATGTTCGGTTTTAGAATGAGCGGGCCAAGGGGGAGAAAAAGATATGGTGgcccttttccttttttaaaaattgatttttttttagaaacggCCATTTCAAgcctatttttgatattattgattgaatcatgtttttttagaaaataacatttcttcctattttttttatgacttttttcatGAAAGAAGGTCAATCCTTTTTCAAgttttatatggaaaaaaatcttcttagtatatatatttaaattttattcagtGATAAGTTCTCAGTCAGAGCAAGCCCTGGGGGAAATGTTCCCTTAAAACCGTATCTGGATCTATTAAATACTCGTATTTGCGTCTCCAGAATTATTCGAATGCaaattttcaaatcttaaatGTTGATTAAGATTAAATCTGCAGAACTGCAGTTGTAGATATTTTACACACatctcaaatatgtatattagagaTATTaagagaattatatttttggtagtAAATTTTGCAAACTACTTCGTAAatcttttatacttttatattggtCCATACAAGATATAAGCATATATCAGGCTGACCAACTTTCCACATTGAACATGTACTCTTTTTAAATCCTGTCTGGAGCATCCGAGTACTCTGTTATAGATTCATGGAATGTTGAGTTTTAATGGTAGTCGATTTGAAGATCgacttataataatatacaatttagaaataaagcTAACGAactccaataatattttataaaaaaaccatgaataacaaaatatatattttattaacatagtgTCTTCTTTTTAGGCCTTTAAAATATGGTAACCCTAGAATAGGTTATAGGTACATAGTGGTTCTACATGCTGATGTTGTGGACACAGGacattgataactttttaatttcaaaatatttttagatcccgttttcgaattattttcttgatattacaaggaaaaaatatgcttataaagataattcaaaaagaaaccaTTTTTCCGTGAAACGATATCAGTTTACTTTTTGTTGAAATCTTTAAAGGTCTAATTGtctgatttatatattaatttagctCTAATGTTGAGCCCATTTCtttcaaagatatataattaatcccATCACTATGAGTAACTTCATGATAACATACGCTACCCGagcatattttgatcaaattttataataaagaaggacttgattgtaaaatattatggGATCCTTTAACCCAAATCTGGAATAAACAAATCCTAAAcactttttcaatttgaatctTGATATTGGATCAATGACTACTAAGCTCAATGTTGGGctttttgacagatttttttcaaagaagagacaaataaaaatatatataaaaacaaatgtgtattaatttcatattttgaagcaaaaaaaacaaaaaaaaacacagtatGCTTGACAGCAAACTCacattttatgacaaaaaagtctcctttttgacaaatttgacacGATTTTAGTTGTGTGTGTGTGCAAAATACCCCCTTGTAGTCACGGTCCTGGAGGGGAGaggatatttgtaaatattatctgttccaatttaattttggaaaataagcaGAGTTTCAAATTTAATGTAGGGGAAATCTTGAGAGTCAGTGGATGGGCCTCCTGCAAACCCAcgaaaactatataaatatttaccatctaattaatttcaatttggccatttataatatacttactcctagatacatttaaaaaatgattgtataaTTAAAGGTGGAGAAAATGTCTATGTGTAGTTGCTTAGAATATGATATtaatgatattcttttttttaaagctctgtaggtaaatacatttctaaatttgtaaaatttttagtaTCTCAAGGAGTGTCATACAAGGATATTCATTTACTTGGAGCTAGTTTAGGAGCTCATGCTGCCGGTTATGTGGGATACTATACTCAAGGAAAAATTGGAAGGATAACTGGGTTAGATCCAAGTGGACCTCTATTTCATTCAGTGTGTATTTACAAGTTGCTGTTTTAACTAATTATCtaatcttttaattaatgattatttttactcTATTTATAGTCACCACATAAGGATCGGTTGGATCCAAGCGATGCTGTTTTTGTCGATATAATTCATTCTGCCGGAAAATGGGTTGGCAATGATGATATCATGGGTcatgtagatttttttgttaatggagGACAAGCACCACAACCTCTATGTATCAACAAGGAGTCACTGGATCTCTCTTGCTCCCATTTCGTTGTAAGATTTCCATATAATCGATCCAGAGCCGCCCTTAGCTATTACAGGGCACTATGCCAAACGAATTGCATAGTGTACAAATTCCAATTTGGATACGGATGGCCAGGAATTTTACTTCActccttattttttaagataataaattgCAGaggcatttttaaaaaagaaaacatttgaacaaactttttttcgaaaataaaattcagagtgtttttttttaaagaagacatttcaaatgacttttttttcgaaaatgaatttctcatttttcttaaataacctTCTTTAAAAGAGTAAAATGCCGCACCATTTCTACCCTATTTATAGTTCCTATTTGCAAAAGGACCTACTCCAACAGCAATACCCTAGACCGATCCTGTCACTGTTTATGAAAGCATTAATATACCACTTTCTAATAgtgataagaaaaatattgctAATATTGATGAGGTCAAataaacttgtatatttttgacttggcatgaaatatataaacttattttgaacaaatggggcatgagcgttgtttactaatattttatttgtagacaAAGTGTGAGAGAGTGGCGGCGCGGCGTCTtccggcaaaataatacaattccctgaataataatataatttaataaaaaataacatttacgTATGTGTCTCATATAGAAGGCGCTGTCAGAATTCTTCTGAGCATGCAccatttttaaacaacaagctacagactgccACACCACCTTacggataatatatatacttttagttttttcaagccctgttaaataattatattcaatgtattttatgtttcaGTCATGGAAAATTTTCGGTTTATCTATTCCTAAGCCTAAGCATCGCTTCTATGCAGTCCCTTGCAGAAATGCAGATGATTTTTACTCTGGGACTTGTTGTAATgaacaatttgataaatttgttgAAGTTGGTGAATATGTTGACACACTCAACACTCGTGGCACCTACTATTTCAAAACTGCTGCGGAGAATCCCCTTCAATTATCGTTGAATTCAAGCATTGGCTGCCAATaattaatcgttttttttttcaaattaaaataatgcttATAACTGGAGTGAATAATAGGTTTTTTAAGAGCATAACGCGATAAGATTGATATGGTTCGAAGGATCAACGTTGAAACATCCACTTTTGTAGTTTTGTAATCTTAAAAAAGTCTAAATCATTTGATATGTTATTAAGGTTAATACCGAGAAATTGTATATATCGATAAATTCCttgtgatatttaatttattataccacatacagaaaatatattttttatttagaaatcaaATCAATAGAATTGAATATATTCTTATAGTTTACATTTTGAtgagtaataactaatatttggTCAAATTTAAGGTACAAAACTGTATTTAGAGCAGTAAGTTGTTGGAAGCATTGAACTCCACCTGTTTCAACTGTATAATCACCCAACCTTTCTATGTATTcacctatgaaatgagactttccgctattggtccctaggtgtcgccagttagacattataaaccggcccaaaaatctaaatgcttatttcgacatgtgtcaacaatatttaattcattgtttgtatagtttcataGAGTCTCTAAATGATGgtggaaattttttgagacaaaatcTGAGGctattacattttgagaggtcaaggtcaacGTCCAAGGTCAATGCCACTCCAAAAAATGACCATAAGTGGAGGTTTTGCGCTCAACCGAGTACCCattcttgttttaataataaaaactctcaaagttcatttttgtattagttttgAAACAGGGTCAAgacgtaaatttttacaaaacttctAAATGATgcacaaagttatttttttactattttcgtAATCTGTTTAATATTACGGAAATATTGGTTTCAAATCAGGGGATTGAGCTGGCTATTGCATAATAAATAAGATGTGAGAGGCTTCTTTCTATTCCAAGAAGTTTTTGCAGGGCTTGGATATATGTTTTTGGTcgttgtcttgttgaaaaagAAACTTCCTTCCAATTAATCTCTGTTCAGAAGGAATGGGTTGCGTCTTCAGGATAGAATGCTAACCATTCTGAAAGAATTAACTACCAATCTCTCATATATGCCAGTGAGGAATTTTatgcatctattttttttcaaaataattttcattgcttaaagaaaaaaataatgattaaatcataaatattgataaaaaacgaaaaagttttttttccaaactttttcttgccagtttatataaaaatatatcttcacgTCTATAATTGTTAGTTTTAGTTTATCTTTTCTCCGAAAAGAAACGGGGAAAtagacccaaaatcagttggtattaaGCCAATTCTTTCTAGCCATGGAATcatcattcaataattgttgggaattgttcacagcttaacaagagctagtTCTCATTCAACCAATGATTTTGCAGATTAATTACAAGGAGAAAAGAAGCGGAAGCATCAataactgacaacaaaatatgcGTAAAATTGTGTATTTGTGTTTCATACACTACAAATATCTCTTTTTCGACAACTTAGTATAACTTTAGCCCTAAACCTGACTCAACACGaatattatcttaaaaatattgttgctGGTGTTAAAATTagtgttgattaattaaatgtCCATATTTTGTtacatgatttttaaaatttaattgtttaatccTTAACGTAAcctagatgtaaaaaaatgtaaatattacttGTATTTATACATCAATGTTCAGAAGAGTTTGAACTTCACACTGATGCATATAACTCATTTTAACAAAGTAGTTTTATTAGGTGAGATCTTCTTCACATTTAAAGACAAACTTATGgtgaaattcaataaaaagtagATGGCTACTAACTATGCTATACCACTAATACATTGGCTAACTCGCTGAATTCTGCATGCTCTCTACGCCCACAAGAATGGAGtttaaagagaaataattttatcaatttaataaaaattatcaatcctTTCATAAATATCCTTTAGAAATCATCAAATCTTTACATatgaaactttaatttaaactttttgagaaaaacatatttttttaatactgataTAGAGTAAAGGTTGAATTGTAAAACAGTCGTTCATTTGATGACTTGTGACTGGACATAAGAAATGGCTAATACTCGACTGGGAATATGACATCTcacaaaaatgaattgataCTTGAAATTGGACTGTATTCCTTTGACTAGAGAAGACTTACAAGAAAAGTTTttccgtttttgaaatatatgtttactATATTGAGAGAGAATACTTTTTGTCATTagatttttaagaatttgaaaatttgcaaaatatttcagAAGTATTTTATACGTAATTTTCATGTATAACCTCATCAACAAATTaggtacatttttttcaaataatggtaaatatttctttaattagaACGTCAAATCAAAGTCCCCACAATccctaaaacaatatttaaaaaaacttaaaaaaagaggaGTGATTTTAATAagtctatattttaaaagatatttatgttaatatgaagaatattttttataaataattattgaatttttaaagtaacttgaaatatttgaaatgttgcaattattattccttaaataatacataatccataaatgagtaaattaattatattaattgacaGAAATGAggatggaaatatatatttatgttaaaaatttcaatggacctGAGACCTGCATATCTCGTGTTTCTGTATCTTTTCTCctaatattacaaatatgttatcTCACTAAACCTcaacatctaaatatttttgaattttattttcaattgattCCAATGTATTCTAAGGATACCATATAACAGGACTCGACGGTCGTTAAAATTAGTCACTAGTAAAACAGGGTTggtccatttattttttactagccACGTAAAAAATTAAACCAGCCCAGAATAACAGAAGTGAAATATTGCGAAATATATTCCacttttaaatcacaaaaaactTAAAACCTATAATAGAATTCAAGTAATTAGCTACTAATAGGAAACAAAATAATCTTACATTGCAACTTCTTTGCTGTTTCTGATATGATCGgtgaatctatatttatataatcacctttattatgatttatactTTGAGAAGGATGACAATTCGTAGTAATACGTTTACTTCGCAGGGAAggcataaaaatatagtaatatataaGGACCTAATAGACATAAGCGGTATCATACGTGTAGTAAAGTGTCGGATAtttcaatgttaaaaaatattaacggataaaaaatgataattttatcagcttaacaaaaaaaattctcaatttcCCTTCATTTTTCTTGCTTACAAGACCAATTGCAAAGATTATTTATGATCACAAAAGCAGAATTTGCGTTAAAATTTCGTTTTATTTGTTAGAATTAGTCAGAGTAAGAatgattgatattattttctggTCGTGACTTGCACCTTGGTTCTTTATTAACTTCAACTACAAGCCACAAAATGTGTTTCTATAATTCTATTAATCTATCATCGAAATACTGCATAACTGATTACTTCCTATTATAAACCCACTTACAACAAGACGTAACTTGCATTGTATTGCTAATCTATGTACTAAAACTATATACCAAGTTGAAACTGATAGCTTGAGTAGAATCATGGTCTATGTGAATCCTTTGTTTCGTCCAGGATGTCCCTTTTTATAATTCCtcagatgaagtaattttttcagCAAACTCTTTGTATGACGCATCAAAACCTTCTATGAAATGTCAAACATTAGATTCAGATGACGCTTATGCGtctaagtatttttaaatctatgtagTAACTATTGTAGCTCAAAAATTTAGGACTGTTACGTCATTGTCACAATAGTTTGTTTATAACGTAATGGTAAGAATCGGTTCCAATATCAATTCAGGACCCAACTGGGAAGGGAGAAACAACCACACTGTTTACCTTCGGAAGCCTCGAAATATATGCAGAAATTAAAGAGGATTGATTTAATTCACTATtcagtataaattattaattgaaagcAAAAACAGTATTTggttaatttctttatttctttaagaaTCAGAGGCAAAATCTATTTGAAGCCtcatatctttaaaattgaGGGAGGAGCAGTACTGGTTTTTTATAGTGGCCTTGGGGGCACTTGAACTCAGGATCGTAGTATTTttctttggtttaaaaaaaatacattttttttcaaattttcctacAATCTCATTTTTTCGACTCCATCAgttgaacttattttttagaaaataaaatatagatctTTTCATTTTTGCCAGAATTATAggtaattttaagtaatttcgtctatttttaatcaaatgacttttttttgtgtttatttaatttttttctaaaaattcatttttatataagaaagtatacattttttctcaaaagaccttccaaatttgtttacaaatcttttttaaagcacatgggtaaataattctaaatttcCGACGAACATACCATTTTCCCTCGAATCTTATAACCACCCCCTCCCCCGTAAGATCTGGCCTGCTTGAACTAGGCATCACAGACTgacataaattttttcataatctaATACTCCTCTCCCCTTAGCCCCGTGCCACTGGTTCTACTTGAAATAGGCCTagcatttttaagtaaaaaaaaaaaaaaattgcgacaCCACTTGAAgttattttcataacaaaagCAAGAAtcgaagttattttttgtttttaaacgaTAGGTTTTTGTACTGACTTGTACGATGGCTATCAAACTGTGTTACGGAAGTTCCCTGAATTGGTACGTGAGGAACACTATTTCATATTCCGTTTGATCATAATGATGGTAATCGTAGATTTTATAGTTTCTCAGGAGAAACTCACTGTAAAATGTCTGAAACGGATAGACAAGTAAATCATGTTTACTTTAAAGTTCAGGTCATTATCTCGCCCATTCAGTTATTTTTCCTTACATTTTTTGCCTCCATTCAGCGGATGTGTCTCTACTTCTCATCATGAATTCTGAGATATAGAAGTATCGTTATGCTAGTTCGTATTTGTGTGTGTTTTGATACAATTCAATTACACTTCCAAAAAAGAAGAGTTACGCTTCCACACGTTTAGCAAAATAAATTCTGCACCTAAATTTAGAAATTCCAGatactttggaatttttttgattggGTTATCcatagtattataatattatatagatttcaaccttattttattgaaacaagCTGTCACGAGTAAAAATGGAtgtcaattaaattttagtttttagtttTATGAGATGGCTATCTGTACCAAAATATTGgtcaaaattgatcaaaatcagtctaaataaaattactgaagaccgaaccagaaaaaaaaatcggtcttgcaACGAGTCTCAACTCTACTACAGGTACAGATATACgactaactattttttttataccaattgatttaattttttttacagtttgttttgatatatatattttttttaaaaggttatcGTAAAAGTGTCTTTTGTAATTTCAAACGTCTATaagatgatgaaaaaattagttGTTGATTTATTAAAGCTTTTAGTTTTaccttattttatgtttttttttttttccttttacttataaatctttaaaatacaaaatgctTCAGTGAATTTTAGTAGAAATATGAGAATTTCAAGATACTGACTAAATTTCTCAGGAA
This window encodes:
- the LOC121124491 gene encoding pancreatic lipase-related protein 2 isoform X1, with the protein product MYLLRITRRRKLSVIGAFVILCFLFYLFWCFNSNIPFLSTFIKPILLFIKQSISVLREFEFKISRNIEDVKIILWTKNTTIHEFIFSEWNNIQLSESRFNPNYPIKIFFHGFSDNARTIWTKSFRDKYLSVKPYNVFSIDWELLALSPWYTTAAKNADSVGKYISKFVKFLVSQGVSYKDIHLLGASLGAHAAGYVGYYTQGKIGRITGLDPSGPLFHSSPHKDRLDPSDAVFVDIIHSAGKWVGNDDIMGHVDFFVNGGQAPQPLCINKESLDLSCSHFVSWKIFGLSIPKPKHRFYAVPCRNADDFYSGTCCNEQFDKFVEVGEYVDTLNTRGTYYFKTAAENPLQLSLNSSIGCQ
- the LOC121124491 gene encoding lipase member H isoform X2, with product MYLLRITRRRKLSVIGAFVILCFLFYLFWCFNSNIPFLSTFIKPILLFIKQSISVLREFEFKISRNIEDVKIILWTKNTTIHEFIFSEWNNIQLSESRFNPNYPIKIFFHGFSDNARTIWTKSFRDKYLSVKPYNVFSIDWELLALSPWYTTAAKNADSVGKYISKFVKFLVSQGVSYKDIHLLGASLGAHAAGYVGYYTQGKIGRITGLDPSGPLFHSSPHKDRLDPSDAVFVDIIHSAGKWVGNDDIMGHVDFFVNGGQAPQPLCINKESLDLSCSHFVVRFPYNRSRAALSYYRALCQTNCIVYKFQFGYGWPGILLHSLFFKIINCRGIFKKENI
- the LOC121124491 gene encoding lipase member H isoform X3; the protein is MCSPLIGNFLHYPHGTQQQQKMQISQGVSYKDIHLLGASLGAHAAGYVGYYTQGKIGRITGLDPSGPLFHSSPHKDRLDPSDAVFVDIIHSAGKWVGNDDIMGHVDFFVNGGQAPQPLCINKESLDLSCSHFVSWKIFGLSIPKPKHRFYAVPCRNADDFYSGTCCNEQFDKFVEVGEYVDTLNTRGTYYFKTAAENPLQLSLNSSIGCQ